The Firmicutes bacterium CAG:345 genome window below encodes:
- a CDS encoding f5/8 type C domain protein (product inferred by homology to UniProt), whose product MFLNKKSFICFLTAGILVLTGCQAQNASSQPINPSTSPSNSQYYNENNFEKDARKVTATTLVTYDGPEFLDQYSGVKISVADKDLFVYKTRVNHDRIFSWNVPDTYAPLSIFDFEGKVNVKIKVENKDISSVKISPQVYGIEPLIQGDTISFNLEYPDNYVVEYNGEEENAIHLFASELEKNPITAEDAKNDDSIIYIGPGVYKADAIPVKSNSTIYLAGGAYVYGQIRTEGLENITIRGRGIISGSIYDRLSVSQYTIPIEIRSSKNIKIEDLTFLDPAGWTIALYKSKDVVLNNVKIISARQNGDGISVQSCENVLVNGGFIRTWDDSLVVKNVDRGSTNNVKFKGCYVWTDLAQSMEVGYETYGPTMNDITFEDITIFHNYHKAAISLHNCDDANISNVTYKNITIEDGSMLGDNQQDGLNDFLFDFTIAYNIDWTKSEGIRGTVDTINIENIKIYNLKDTIISRIMGESQESSIKNVSIKDVEINNNKIQNLSEFKIADNSFVSNITYESKNEVLGSKIYLPYTLDLQNSEISKTEIKNISQDGMLVPDFAISQSEAPYIGVPSSIKGTINATHGAGTKTTTPGDDGSGDFTADSYDAINIYDKDLNTSWVNKDWKNEDNEFACLTIEFDELITIGVVRILGSQDNKFYSTYSVQVWGKKIKSDGSINDKYTRLSSTKDYEMSPSKNNLFDINITAQQYKGIQLRLYRGSSSTSTKNYKISEIQFYQPSLAYNKAIVESTEHNDVYNIEKLVDGDPTGTSYYESKSLPAEIVIDLGALYNVTTFVLSLPPSLLWEARTETIEILGSDSNLAYDKEKVNFKTLVPATDYLFDPTTGNRNIVKINPEKVRFIKLIISSNDTKGGYNAQLSEFSVYGE is encoded by the coding sequence ATGTTCCTCAATAAAAAGTCATTTATATGCTTTTTAACGGCCGGTATACTAGTTTTAACAGGATGTCAAGCCCAAAATGCCTCTAGTCAACCGATTAACCCAAGCACTTCACCATCAAATTCTCAATATTATAATGAAAATAATTTTGAAAAAGATGCCCGAAAAGTAACAGCTACAACCTTGGTCACCTATGATGGTCCAGAATTTCTTGATCAATATAGTGGAGTAAAAATTTCTGTTGCAGATAAAGATTTATTCGTTTATAAAACTCGGGTAAATCATGATCGCATATTTTCTTGGAATGTTCCAGATACTTATGCTCCTTTATCAATATTTGACTTTGAGGGTAAAGTCAATGTAAAAATCAAAGTAGAAAACAAAGATATTTCTTCGGTTAAAATTTCTCCTCAAGTATATGGTATCGAACCTCTTATTCAAGGAGATACAATTTCTTTTAATCTCGAGTATCCTGATAATTATGTTGTTGAATATAATGGTGAAGAAGAAAATGCTATTCATTTATTTGCTTCTGAGCTTGAAAAAAATCCTATTACAGCTGAAGATGCTAAAAATGATGATTCAATAATTTATATCGGGCCTGGTGTTTATAAAGCAGATGCAATTCCAGTAAAAAGTAATTCTACTATTTATTTGGCCGGTGGTGCCTATGTATATGGTCAAATTAGAACTGAAGGATTGGAAAATATCACAATTCGAGGACGCGGTATTATCTCTGGAAGCATCTACGATCGTCTTTCAGTATCTCAATACACGATTCCTATTGAAATTCGTTCTTCTAAAAACATCAAAATAGAAGATTTAACTTTCCTTGATCCTGCTGGATGGACAATCGCTTTATATAAATCCAAAGATGTAGTTTTAAATAATGTAAAAATTATTTCTGCTAGACAAAATGGTGATGGAATTTCAGTTCAATCTTGTGAAAATGTTCTTGTCAATGGTGGTTTTATTCGTACTTGGGATGATTCATTGGTCGTAAAAAATGTCGATCGTGGTTCAACTAACAACGTAAAGTTTAAAGGTTGTTATGTCTGGACAGATTTAGCCCAATCTATGGAAGTAGGTTATGAAACTTATGGTCCTACTATGAATGATATTACTTTTGAAGATATTACAATTTTCCATAATTATCATAAAGCAGCTATATCGCTTCATAACTGCGATGATGCTAATATTTCAAACGTTACATATAAAAATATAACAATTGAAGATGGATCAATGCTTGGTGATAATCAGCAAGATGGATTAAACGATTTCTTATTTGATTTCACCATTGCATATAATATCGATTGGACAAAATCAGAAGGAATTCGAGGGACAGTTGATACAATCAACATTGAAAATATTAAAATTTACAACTTAAAAGATACAATTATTTCACGAATTATGGGAGAATCTCAAGAATCGAGTATTAAAAATGTTTCCATAAAAGATGTAGAAATAAATAATAATAAAATACAAAATCTCAGTGAATTTAAAATTGCCGATAATAGTTTTGTCAGCAATATAACATATGAAAGTAAAAACGAAGTATTAGGTTCAAAAATTTATTTGCCATATACCTTAGATTTACAAAATTCCGAAATCTCTAAAACTGAAATAAAAAACATATCTCAAGATGGCATGCTAGTTCCTGATTTCGCCATATCACAAAGCGAAGCTCCTTATATTGGTGTACCAAGTTCTATTAAAGGTACTATTAATGCAACCCATGGTGCTGGTACAAAAACGACAACTCCAGGAGATGATGGATCGGGAGATTTCACAGCTGACTCTTATGATGCTATTAATATATATGATAAAGATTTAAACACATCTTGGGTCAATAAAGACTGGAAAAATGAAGATAATGAATTTGCTTGTCTAACTATTGAATTTGATGAATTAATTACCATTGGAGTTGTTCGGATATTAGGAAGTCAAGATAATAAATTCTACTCAACTTATTCTGTTCAAGTTTGGGGTAAGAAAATCAAATCAGATGGCTCAATAAATGATAAATATACTCGTTTATCATCAACTAAAGATTATGAAATGTCACCATCTAAAAACAATTTATTTGATATCAATATTACCGCTCAACAATATAAAGGCATCCAACTTCGCTTATATCGTGGTTCTTCTTCAACAAGCACAAAAAATTATAAAATTTCTGAAATTCAATTCTACCAACCATCACTTGCTTACAATAAAGCAATAGTAGAATCTACCGAACATAACGATGTATATAATATTGAAAAATTGGTAGATGGTGATCCTACTGGAACTTCTTATTATGAATCAAAGAGTTTACCAGCTGAAATTGTAATTGATCTTGGCGCTTTATATAACGTAACAACATTTGTTTTATCTCTCCCTCCATCACTACTTTGGGAAGCAAGAACAGAAACTATTGAAATATTAGGATCAGATTCTAATCTTGCCTATGATAAAGAAAAAGTCAATTTCAAAACACTTGTTCCAGCAACAGATTATTTATTCGATCCTACAACAGGAAATAGAAATATCGTAAAAATCAATCCTGAAAAGGTTAGATTTATAAAACTTATCATCTCTTCCAACGACACAAAGGGTGGTTATAACGCCCAATTATCTGAATTTAGCGTATACGGTGAATAA
- a CDS encoding transcriptional regulator LacI family (product inferred by homology to UniProt), translating into MSKKISIYDIAKYVGVSPATVSYAINGKKKISLETKQKIFKAIDELGYVPDTMARTLSTGRSHLIGLCLPIDDSSSQIVENPFYVEFISGLELGIAKFDYDIVIGCQENKNDFKSWARSRRLDGVIMLGKYPRTVYESIKELNIPIVLIDVYEEYANEFHNIRVDDEGGMYEATNFMIKNGHTKIGFAGAIDKSLVDYHRYLGYRRALEDNHVEYQDDFLFSGYATFDSGCEIAKKIIQRNNITAICCSGDIIGIGIIRTYCELGKKIPEELSVIGFDDIQDDKYLFPSLTTMSQDIRLKGQLAAKTIIENIDNSNNSFSMVNLGAKLVERDTVKKLN; encoded by the coding sequence ATGTCAAAAAAAATAAGTATTTATGACATCGCGAAATATGTTGGAGTTTCTCCTGCTACAGTTAGTTATGCCATCAATGGTAAGAAAAAAATATCTCTAGAAACGAAGCAGAAAATATTCAAAGCAATCGATGAATTAGGTTATGTGCCAGATACAATGGCACGTACTTTATCAACTGGACGCTCGCATCTTATCGGTTTATGTTTACCTATTGATGACTCTTCTAGCCAAATTGTTGAAAATCCATTCTACGTTGAATTTATTTCTGGATTAGAACTTGGAATTGCAAAATTCGATTATGATATAGTCATTGGTTGTCAAGAAAACAAAAATGATTTTAAGTCATGGGCACGTTCAAGAAGATTAGATGGAGTTATAATGCTTGGAAAATATCCTCGTACAGTTTACGAAAGCATTAAAGAACTCAATATTCCAATTGTCTTAATCGATGTCTATGAAGAATACGCCAATGAATTTCATAATATCCGGGTCGATGATGAAGGTGGAATGTATGAGGCGACAAATTTTATGATTAAAAATGGTCATACAAAAATTGGATTTGCAGGAGCTATTGATAAATCGCTTGTCGATTATCACCGCTATTTAGGATATCGTCGGGCTCTAGAAGATAATCATGTCGAGTATCAAGATGATTTTCTCTTTTCTGGATATGCAACATTTGATTCTGGTTGCGAAATTGCTAAAAAAATTATTCAAAGAAATAATATAACAGCCATTTGCTGTTCAGGCGATATTATAGGAATAGGTATAATTCGAACATATTGTGAATTAGGTAAAAAAATTCCAGAAGAATTATCAGTCATCGGTTTTGATGATATTCAAGATGATAAATATCTATTTCCAAGTCTCACTACAATGTCACAAGATATTCGCCTTAAAGGACAACTTGCTGCTAAAACAATTATTGAAAATATCGACAATTCAAATAATTCTTTTTCCATGGTAAATTTAGGAGCAAAATTAGTAGAAAGAGATACAGTTAAAAAATTAAATTAA
- a CDS encoding proline--tRNA ligase (product inferred by homology to UniProt), whose amino-acid sequence MKASKMLIATMKEAPQEAKIASHILLLRGGFIKNLVSGVYNYLPMGLRVLNKIEKVIREEMDNAGGQEILSSAMQPKELWVESGRWFKYGPELFRFKDRHENEFCLGPTHEEVFTSVARDLIRSSKQLPMNIYQIQTKYRDEARPRFGLMRGREFIMKDAYSFDKDEEGLEESYKTMYETYNKIFSRLGLKFRPVLADTGAIGGNGSHQFMAFSKAGESDIVYCESCGYAADVEKANAVPEKMEDEELLGIEEVETPNKRTIDEVAEYLNVSPKKLIKSVVYKDTEKKEIVIACVRGDREVNEIKLVNAMNTAEAFLTFATEDEIKSLGTVHGFVGPQNMKCRIFIDNEVANMKNAITGANKYGYHLKNVNYGRDFQGTVLDLRKAIDGDLCPVCHNKMIMERGIEVGQIFKLGTKYSKSMNCTYTNSDGKNIPMVMGCYGIGVTRTMSAIVEQFHDDFGIKWPMIVAPYHAVCCPVVYKDESQKELANKLYEDLLKEHVEVILDDRDARLGFKLADWELIGIPYVIIIGKKASEGIVELKDRQTNEKKEMSYQEALNIIVKAVKNIK is encoded by the coding sequence ATGAAAGCATCTAAAATGTTAATTGCTACAATGAAGGAAGCTCCACAAGAGGCAAAAATTGCTAGCCATATATTATTACTTCGAGGAGGATTCATTAAAAATTTAGTTTCTGGCGTATATAACTATTTGCCAATGGGACTAAGGGTTTTAAATAAAATAGAAAAAGTTATTCGTGAAGAAATGGATAATGCTGGTGGACAAGAAATTTTATCTTCTGCCATGCAGCCAAAAGAATTGTGGGTAGAATCAGGAAGATGGTTTAAATATGGTCCTGAATTATTCCGCTTTAAAGATAGACATGAAAATGAATTTTGTTTAGGCCCAACTCATGAAGAAGTTTTTACTAGTGTTGCCCGTGATCTTATTAGATCAAGCAAACAATTACCAATGAATATTTATCAAATTCAGACTAAATATAGAGATGAAGCAAGACCTCGTTTTGGTTTGATGCGCGGTAGAGAATTTATTATGAAAGATGCTTATTCCTTTGATAAAGATGAAGAAGGATTAGAAGAGTCTTATAAGACAATGTATGAAACATATAATAAGATTTTCTCTCGTTTAGGTTTAAAGTTCCGCCCTGTTTTAGCAGATACTGGTGCAATTGGAGGAAATGGCTCTCATCAATTTATGGCTTTTTCTAAAGCAGGAGAATCAGATATAGTTTATTGTGAATCTTGTGGATATGCTGCTGATGTTGAAAAGGCAAATGCTGTTCCAGAAAAAATGGAAGATGAAGAACTTTTAGGAATCGAAGAAGTAGAAACACCTAATAAAAGAACAATAGATGAAGTTGCCGAATATTTAAATGTTTCACCTAAGAAATTGATAAAATCAGTTGTTTACAAAGATACAGAAAAAAAAGAGATTGTTATTGCCTGTGTAAGAGGTGATAGAGAAGTCAATGAGATTAAACTTGTTAACGCCATGAATACCGCTGAGGCATTTTTAACTTTTGCTACCGAAGATGAAATTAAATCACTAGGAACAGTTCATGGATTTGTTGGCCCACAAAATATGAAATGCCGTATCTTCATCGATAATGAAGTTGCTAATATGAAAAATGCCATAACTGGTGCAAATAAATATGGATATCATTTAAAAAATGTCAATTACGGTCGTGATTTTCAAGGTACTGTTTTGGATTTAAGAAAAGCTATAGATGGTGACTTATGTCCAGTCTGCCATAATAAAATGATTATGGAAAGAGGAATTGAAGTTGGTCAAATATTTAAGCTTGGAACTAAATATTCTAAATCAATGAATTGTACATATACAAATTCTGATGGAAAAAATATACCAATGGTTATGGGATGTTATGGAATAGGTGTTACTAGAACAATGTCAGCCATAGTTGAACAATTTCATGATGATTTCGGTATAAAATGGCCGATGATTGTTGCTCCATATCATGCTGTTTGCTGCCCTGTTGTTTATAAAGATGAATCTCAAAAAGAATTAGCAAATAAGCTTTATGAAGATCTTTTAAAAGAACATGTTGAAGTTATATTAGATGATAGAGATGCTCGTTTAGGATTTAAACTTGCAGATTGGGAATTAATCGGTATACCTTATGTTATCATCATTGGTAAAAAAGCTTCAGAAGGCATTGTCGAATTAAAAGATCGTCAAACCAATGAAAAGAAAGAAATGTCTTATCAAGAAGCTTTAAATATTATTGTTAAAGCAGTAAAAAATATTAAGTAA
- a CDS encoding putative antigenic protein NP1 (product inferred by homology to UniProt) produces MNKEQNVTFINKFANYIGLLIISICVTLGVFAITNTKNNDPLSNQFSSELFNINSSKVQQSFTDLGNINRNIPKDTKNEGICLRYPTYGTSLENITEEEKNNLIKESSLIFPGTNTYTSLDKDGNYLLDGNLTGKKIYKHTASIDMYEGNVSDEEKAVIRKIDINATIWRNYITGLYAAPGEIIKLEISQDDLEKIGSLTIAVGQVTHKNTINNIWKARNDFSRMPTIAGLFKTSETTFYFGTPMGGPIYLYPEKLGNFSCTISSAVTYPFYIHGYTTYEDFNKMSQSSAPYFDFEIWDKGVRHSGPKSRANFDYENLLKVGDLWEKICRTSNRVPTNSSADSGVGYIYDPFVAAGEAVAFVGGRIAVNAPLYWMHGALNYDSMVNSGFWGQIHEFNHHFQNYGMSGASTNEVTNNATSLLSYILYTNISSYRTNDDSSLSGWNRYLDPSISLKETLTNTSSQNGLNSYADIIHSFGVDNFIAATRKDTKKYTPTSWYQALSEVIDYDFSYYFETLLHQQIDEDVKNLYKDRKKFIPIASLYQTGRNYYSEDVEYTSNTVKPFYFKDKTDFILDFDKFLVYPSEFSCSIKNITSLDNGYLQKISDNKYRYVPNDKRKLSGEFKITFHLENSSVANDDISLTFNLGITNGNPEKCIYRYDSQIYSSPDEALNNNFDGYSSKDVISTKSTFLNGISANSIGYLNGKILIPSDGKYSLCLRAGRGNHALYLSSDGVNYKKYLEFSGDKNTFDNEASHNVVLNLKKGDFLYYKQITISNNHPDAYTELGWSINDNNTVSIQSTYLYDVNATINNSSFVSEVVYPYTYNENYIFYKSDISKEKIISVNQGAWDDTTKIDNILDGNPDTFYHSNNGNYLSSDNPFEIIIDLGESKTWNSIKLTGRQKGVNHLPIEFSIFGSGDSNKFEKVAEITKDNAIINGITSSAVFEEKEFRYIKLIVTDTSLQSGNKYICLSDIELSYTQNMVSKSNNLLEYYGDFSLNNKYLSSYGHLIEGKGTIKYTGDFSNFVLFVRQKSACQIKVIFDNHSEIINLLANDNLSPAFIKSLSKKSQHTIIIEVLEGTLSVDSFMTI; encoded by the coding sequence ATGAACAAAGAACAAAATGTAACTTTTATAAATAAATTTGCAAATTATATAGGTCTGTTAATTATATCAATATGCGTTACTCTTGGAGTATTTGCTATTACAAATACCAAAAATAATGATCCACTTTCAAATCAATTCTCTTCTGAATTATTTAATATTAATAGTTCAAAAGTTCAACAAAGCTTTACAGATTTAGGCAATATCAATAGAAATATCCCTAAGGATACAAAAAATGAAGGAATATGCTTACGCTATCCTACATACGGGACTAGTTTAGAAAATATCACAGAAGAAGAAAAGAATAATTTAATCAAAGAATCTAGTCTGATCTTTCCAGGTACCAACACATATACTTCTCTTGATAAAGATGGGAATTATCTTTTGGATGGAAATTTAACAGGAAAAAAAATATATAAACATACTGCAAGTATAGACATGTATGAAGGAAATGTCAGCGATGAAGAAAAAGCTGTAATAAGAAAAATAGATATCAATGCCACAATTTGGAGAAATTATATTACCGGATTATATGCTGCACCTGGTGAAATAATTAAATTAGAAATTTCTCAAGATGATTTAGAAAAAATCGGTTCACTGACAATTGCTGTAGGACAAGTTACACATAAAAATACTATCAATAATATTTGGAAAGCTAGAAATGATTTTTCTAGAATGCCTACCATTGCTGGACTATTTAAAACTTCTGAGACTACTTTCTATTTCGGAACACCTATGGGTGGACCTATTTATCTTTATCCTGAAAAATTAGGAAATTTCTCATGCACTATTTCTAGTGCCGTCACCTATCCATTTTACATTCACGGATATACAACTTATGAAGATTTTAACAAAATGTCTCAATCTTCTGCTCCTTATTTTGACTTTGAAATTTGGGATAAAGGTGTCAGACATTCTGGTCCAAAATCCCGTGCAAATTTCGATTATGAGAATCTTTTAAAAGTTGGAGATCTCTGGGAGAAAATTTGTCGAACATCCAATCGTGTTCCTACAAATTCTAGTGCTGATTCTGGTGTCGGCTATATTTATGATCCTTTTGTTGCTGCCGGTGAAGCTGTTGCTTTTGTCGGTGGAAGAATTGCTGTTAACGCTCCTTTATATTGGATGCATGGTGCACTCAACTATGATAGTATGGTAAATTCTGGATTTTGGGGACAAATCCACGAGTTCAATCATCATTTTCAAAATTATGGTATGTCAGGAGCTTCAACAAATGAAGTAACAAATAATGCCACAAGTTTATTATCATATATTCTTTACACAAATATTTCTTCTTATAGAACTAATGATGATTCTTCTTTATCTGGTTGGAATAGATATCTTGATCCTTCTATCAGCTTAAAAGAAACTTTAACCAATACTTCTAGTCAAAATGGTTTAAATAGTTATGCCGATATTATCCATTCTTTTGGTGTCGATAATTTCATCGCAGCCACAAGAAAAGACACAAAAAAATACACTCCTACTTCTTGGTATCAAGCTCTTTCTGAAGTCATAGACTATGATTTTTCTTATTATTTTGAAACTTTGCTTCATCAGCAAATAGACGAAGATGTAAAAAATCTATATAAAGATCGAAAAAAATTTATTCCTATTGCTTCTTTATATCAAACTGGTAGAAATTATTATAGTGAAGATGTTGAATATACAAGCAATACAGTAAAACCGTTCTATTTTAAAGATAAAACTGATTTTATTCTTGATTTTGATAAATTTCTTGTCTATCCTTCAGAATTTTCTTGCTCTATAAAAAATATTACTTCATTAGATAATGGCTATCTTCAAAAAATAAGTGATAATAAATATCGCTATGTTCCAAATGATAAAAGAAAATTAAGTGGAGAATTTAAAATCACTTTTCATCTAGAAAATTCTAGTGTTGCAAATGATGACATTTCTTTAACTTTTAATTTGGGTATTACTAATGGAAATCCTGAAAAATGTATTTATCGCTATGATAGTCAAATATATTCTTCACCAGATGAAGCTTTAAATAATAATTTTGATGGATATTCTTCAAAAGATGTTATATCTACAAAAAGCACATTTTTAAATGGCATTTCCGCTAATTCTATCGGATATTTAAATGGTAAAATACTTATTCCTAGCGATGGTAAATATTCTTTATGCTTAAGAGCCGGAAGAGGAAATCATGCACTTTATCTTTCATCTGATGGAGTAAATTATAAAAAATACTTAGAATTTTCTGGCGATAAAAACACTTTCGATAATGAAGCTAGTCATAATGTAGTTTTAAATCTTAAAAAAGGAGATTTTCTTTATTACAAACAAATAACTATTTCCAACAATCATCCTGATGCATATACAGAATTAGGATGGTCGATAAATGATAACAATACTGTAAGTATTCAAAGCACTTATTTATATGATGTCAATGCAACTATAAATAATTCTTCTTTTGTTTCAGAAGTAGTATATCCATATACTTATAATGAAAATTATATATTTTATAAATCAGATATATCAAAAGAAAAAATTATATCTGTTAACCAAGGAGCTTGGGATGATACTACAAAAATAGATAATATTTTAGATGGAAATCCAGATACTTTTTATCATTCCAACAATGGAAATTATTTATCTTCAGATAATCCTTTTGAAATTATTATCGATCTTGGAGAATCAAAAACTTGGAACTCAATAAAATTAACTGGAAGACAAAAAGGTGTCAACCATCTACCTATTGAGTTCTCTATATTTGGAAGCGGTGATTCGAATAAATTTGAAAAAGTAGCTGAAATTACTAAAGATAATGCTATTATAAACGGAATTACTTCTTCAGCTGTTTTTGAGGAAAAGGAATTCAGATATATAAAACTAATTGTGACTGATACAAGCTTGCAAAGCGGCAACAAATATATATGTTTATCAGATATTGAATTATCTTATACTCAAAACATGGTTTCTAAATCAAATAATCTTTTAGAATATTATGGTGATTTTTCCTTAAATAACAAATATCTATCTTCATATGGTCATCTTATCGAGGGAAAAGGAACAATTAAATACACTGGTGATTTTTCTAATTTTGTCTTATTTGTCCGTCAAAAATCTGCATGTCAAATCAAAGTTATATTTGATAATCATTCTGAAATTATCAATTTATTAGCAAATGATAATTTATCTCCGGCTTTTATAAAATCCCTTTCTAAAAAATCTCAACATACTATTATAATAGAGGTTCTTGAAGGAACTTTATCTGTTGATTCATTTATGACTATATAA